In one Brassica oleracea var. oleracea cultivar TO1000 chromosome C9, BOL, whole genome shotgun sequence genomic region, the following are encoded:
- the LOC106318526 gene encoding 3-dehydroquinate synthase, chloroplastic, which translates to MAANAVSLSISSTPKTLHSLQAQTRGLIPPPTISFPKSSSSLSSTAISISRSRVRAGPSQLVNEPANAMATPPTIVEVDLGSRSYPIYIGAGLLDQSHLLQRHVHGKKVLVVTNERVAPLYLDKTVHALTIGNPNVTVESVILPDGEKYKDMDTLMKVFDKAIESRLDRRSTFVALGGGVIGDMCGYAAASYLRGVNFIQIPTTVMAQVDSSVGGKTGINHRLGKNLIGAFYQPQCVLVDTDTLNTLPDREMASGLAEVIKYGLIRDADFFEWQEKNIEALLARDPAALAYAIKRSCENKADVVSQDEKESGLRATLNLGHTFGHAIETGFGYGEWLHGEAVAAGTVMAVDMSYRLGWIDDSIVERVNNILKRAKLPTTPPESMTVSMFKSIMAVDKKVADGLLRLILLKGPLGNCVFTGDYDREALDATLRAFSKS; encoded by the exons ATGGCTGCGAACGCCGTCTCGCTATCAATCTCATCCACACCGAAGACTCTCCACTCCCTTCAAGCTCAAACCCGCGGCTTGATTCCCCCACCAACCATTTCCTTCCCAAAGTCGTCGTCCTCTTTATCCTCCACCGCTATCTCCATCTCCAGGTCGCGCGTTCGAGCCGGTCCTAGCCAGCTTGTTAACGAACCCGCCAACGCCATGGCCACTCCTCCCACTATAGTCGAGGTTGATTTGGGTAGCCGGAGCTATCCCATCTACATCGGCGCCGGCTTGCTCGATCAATCACATCTCCTTCAAAG GCATGTTCACGGGAAGAAAGTGCTGGTGGTGACTAACGAACGAGTTGCTCCTCTATACCTGGACAAGACTGTACATGCTTTGACTATTGGGAACCCCAACGTGACTGTGGAGTCTGTTATTCTCCCTGATGGAGAGAAATACAAAGACATG GATACTCTCATGAAAGTCTTCGACAAGGCCATTGAGTCTCGCCTAGATAGACGATCTACTTTTGTTGCTCTTGGTGGTGGTGTTATTGGCGATATGTGTGGCTACGCTGCTGCTTCTTACCTCCGTGGTGTTAACTTCATCCAGATCCCTACCACTGTCATGGCACAG GTTGATTCTTCTGTTGGTGGCAAAACAGGCATAAACCATCGTCTCGGAAAGAATTTGATCGGCGCGTTTTACCAGCCGCAGTGTGTGCTAGTTGACACCGACACGTTGAACACACTGCCGGACAGGGAGATGGCTTCGGGTTTAGCTGAAGTGATCAAGTACGGGCTTATTAGGGATGCTGACTTCTTTGAGTGGCAGGAGAAGAACATTGAGGCTCTCCTTGCTAG GGATCCGGCTGCATTAGCTTATGCTATAAAGCGATCATGTGAGAACAAGGCGGATGTTGTGTCACAGGACGAGAAAGAGAGCGGCTTGCGAGCTACCCTTAATTTGGGTCATACCTTTGGCCAT GCAATAGAAACTGGCTTCGGGTATGGAGAGTGGCTCCATGGAGAAGCTGTTGCCGCTGGCACG GTAATGGCAGTGGACATGTCATATCGTCTTGGCTGGATAGATGACTCAATCGTGGAGAGAGTGAACAACATCTTGAAACGAGCGAAATTGCCTACAACGCCGCCGGAGAGCATGACCGTGAGCATGTTCAAGTCCATAATGGCG GTTGACAAGAAAGTGGCAGATGGACTGCTGAGGCTGATTCTCCTGAAAGGTCCGCTGGGAAACTGCGTTTTCACGGGAGATTATGATCGGGAGGCGTTGGATGCTACGCTCCGTGCGTTCTCCAAATCCTGA
- the LOC106317007 gene encoding la-related protein 1B isoform X2 — protein sequence MATTESSAANPASAFFPPCDKDKKPVWNKPCISSSPPLMSADSWPALSPLSSHKSPSSKGLPDGSSPLPQAAAATSSDYHSVNGQRKPFRRNNSTSSSSTSSNPHPNAGQNHNQRSGSATTQSRHSHHRHHRNGSSSYPGNRQRNVFEHGHSNGRGDMHLQPQRGFGTMRPQMLMGPPSSAQYMAAAPQIGSYGGPMLYPPDYALHVFMPHPPPESIALVGNLPPPPPIYFPSFDPMLFNKILTQVEHYFSADNLSKDKHLRGQMNDDGWVPVRIIAGFRRLAELTDNIQTILEALRSSEVVEIKNVDGIL from the exons ATGGCTACGACGGAGTCCAGTGCCGCTAATCCGGCATCAGCCTTCTTTCCTCCTTGTGACAAGGACAAGAAGCCTGTCTGGAACAAGCCTTGTATCAGCTCATCCCCTCCTCTTATGAGCGCCGATTCATGGCCTGCTTTGTCTCCTCTATCTTCCCACAAGTCCCCCTCTTCCAAAGGTTTACCTGATGGATCATCGCCATTGCCGCAG GCAGCTGCTGCTACTTCATCTGATTACCATAGTGTTAATGGCCAAAGGAAACCTTTTAGACGAAATAACTCCACCTCATCTTCTTCCACTAGTAGTAACCCCCACCCAAATGCTGGTCAGAATCACAACCAAAGGAGTGGCTCTGCAACTACTCAATCCCGTCATTCTCATCATAGGCATCATCGCAACGGCAGCAGCTCTTACCCTGGAAACAGGCAGCGCAACGTCTTCGAGCATGGGCACTCTAACGGGAGAGGAGACATGCACTTGCAACCGCAGAGGGGTTTTGGGACGATGAGACCGCAGATGCTGATGGGGCCACCATCTAGCGCGCAATATATGGCAGCAGCGCCTCAAATAGGTTCATATGGTGGCCCCATGCTCTACCCTCCTG ATTATGCGCTGCATGTCTTTATGCCGCATCCTCCTCCAGAGTCGATAGCTTTGGTTGGAAACCTCCCACCTCCACCCCCCATATATTTTCCCAGCTTTGATCCCATGTTGTTCAATAAAATATTGACACAAGTAGAGCATTATTTCAG TGCTGATAACTTAAGCAAAGATAAACACTTGAGGGGTCAGATGAATGATGACGGTTGGGTTCCTGTTAGAATAATAGCAGGTTTCAGAAGA CTTGCGGAACTGACAGACAACATTCAGACTATATTAGAGGCGCTGAGAAGTTCAGAAGTTGTGGAAATTAAG AATGTGGATGGTATTTTGTAG
- the LOC106317007 gene encoding la-related protein 1B isoform X1, with protein sequence MATTESSAANPASAFFPPCDKDKKPVWNKPCISSSPPLMSADSWPALSPLSSHKSPSSKGLPDGSSPLPQAAAATSSDYHSVNGQRKPFRRNNSTSSSSTSSNPHPNAGQNHNQRSGSATTQSRHSHHRHHRNGSSSYPGNRQRNVFEHGHSNGRGDMHLQPQRGFGTMRPQMLMGPPSSAQYMAAAPQIGSYGGPMLYPPDYALHVFMPHPPPESIALVGNLPPPPPIYFPSFDPMLFNKILTQVEHYFSADNLSKDKHLRGQMNDDGWVPVRIIAGFRRLAELTDNIQTILEALRSSEVVEIKGEALRRRGDWDKYLLPHEPSSSGPGVST encoded by the exons ATGGCTACGACGGAGTCCAGTGCCGCTAATCCGGCATCAGCCTTCTTTCCTCCTTGTGACAAGGACAAGAAGCCTGTCTGGAACAAGCCTTGTATCAGCTCATCCCCTCCTCTTATGAGCGCCGATTCATGGCCTGCTTTGTCTCCTCTATCTTCCCACAAGTCCCCCTCTTCCAAAGGTTTACCTGATGGATCATCGCCATTGCCGCAG GCAGCTGCTGCTACTTCATCTGATTACCATAGTGTTAATGGCCAAAGGAAACCTTTTAGACGAAATAACTCCACCTCATCTTCTTCCACTAGTAGTAACCCCCACCCAAATGCTGGTCAGAATCACAACCAAAGGAGTGGCTCTGCAACTACTCAATCCCGTCATTCTCATCATAGGCATCATCGCAACGGCAGCAGCTCTTACCCTGGAAACAGGCAGCGCAACGTCTTCGAGCATGGGCACTCTAACGGGAGAGGAGACATGCACTTGCAACCGCAGAGGGGTTTTGGGACGATGAGACCGCAGATGCTGATGGGGCCACCATCTAGCGCGCAATATATGGCAGCAGCGCCTCAAATAGGTTCATATGGTGGCCCCATGCTCTACCCTCCTG ATTATGCGCTGCATGTCTTTATGCCGCATCCTCCTCCAGAGTCGATAGCTTTGGTTGGAAACCTCCCACCTCCACCCCCCATATATTTTCCCAGCTTTGATCCCATGTTGTTCAATAAAATATTGACACAAGTAGAGCATTATTTCAG TGCTGATAACTTAAGCAAAGATAAACACTTGAGGGGTCAGATGAATGATGACGGTTGGGTTCCTGTTAGAATAATAGCAGGTTTCAGAAGA CTTGCGGAACTGACAGACAACATTCAGACTATATTAGAGGCGCTGAGAAGTTCAGAAGTTGTGGAAATTAAG GGTGAAGCATTAAGGAGGCGAGGAGATTGGGACAAGTATTTACTTCCTCATGAACCGTCAAGCTCTGGTCCTGGGGTCTCAACTTGA